A region of Rhodospirillales bacterium DNA encodes the following proteins:
- a CDS encoding M81 family metallopeptidase, which yields MAYRVLIAQFMHETNTFSKLPTTLDDYRRRWLAPGAEFGARFKGTKTEIGGLLDAAKEYGWDLVSSLAANATPSGKLTAETWAYIRDGIVGAARAAGRIDGVCLACHGAAVTETSDDPEGELLEALREIVGPDVPITMTLDLHANVTDRMARLSSALISYRTYPHIDQYERARQGAALVQAAMEGRRKPRCLALQPATLQGADDGRTTQTGPMTDLLAKADAFEKEPGINVVSVQAGFKPSDISNVGPSIAVSYEPGAEARAREIARQLCVEIWDRKAEKTMRMAAVEDAMARIDAPDRKGPLVIADGTDNPGGGACGDATRVLKALIDAKVDGAAVGTIFDPAAVQAAMRAGAGGEVTVDLGGHHDPAFGEPLRVTARVQLLSDGEFVNDGPMQKGVATSMGPTAVLRIGGIEVVVISNRIQTIDLQVFLSQGIDPARRKVLVVKSVQHFRAAYAPIAGDIVVVDSGALCSPDVRRFAYTKLRRPVWPLDDVASPFPN from the coding sequence ATGGCGTACCGCGTTCTGATCGCGCAGTTCATGCACGAGACCAACACCTTCTCGAAGCTGCCGACCACGCTCGACGACTATCGGCGCCGCTGGCTGGCGCCAGGCGCGGAGTTCGGCGCGCGGTTCAAGGGCACGAAGACCGAGATCGGCGGTCTGCTCGACGCCGCCAAGGAGTACGGCTGGGATCTGGTGTCGTCGCTCGCCGCCAACGCGACACCGTCGGGGAAGCTGACGGCCGAGACGTGGGCCTACATCCGCGACGGCATCGTCGGCGCCGCGCGCGCGGCGGGCCGGATCGACGGCGTCTGCCTCGCGTGCCATGGCGCCGCCGTCACGGAGACGTCGGACGATCCCGAGGGCGAGCTGCTCGAGGCGCTGCGGGAGATCGTCGGACCCGACGTGCCGATCACGATGACGCTCGACCTGCACGCCAACGTCACCGACCGCATGGCGCGGCTGTCGAGCGCCCTGATCAGCTACCGAACCTATCCGCACATCGACCAGTACGAGCGCGCGCGCCAGGGCGCGGCGCTGGTGCAGGCCGCGATGGAGGGGCGGCGCAAGCCGCGCTGCCTGGCGCTGCAGCCGGCGACCTTGCAGGGCGCCGATGACGGCCGCACGACCCAGACCGGTCCGATGACCGACCTGCTGGCGAAGGCGGACGCGTTCGAGAAGGAACCCGGGATCAACGTCGTCAGCGTCCAGGCCGGCTTCAAGCCGTCCGATATCTCCAACGTCGGCCCGTCGATCGCGGTCAGCTACGAGCCCGGCGCCGAGGCCCGCGCCCGCGAGATCGCGCGCCAGCTCTGCGTCGAGATCTGGGACCGCAAGGCCGAGAAGACGATGCGCATGGCCGCCGTCGAGGACGCCATGGCGCGCATCGACGCGCCGGACCGCAAGGGTCCGCTGGTCATCGCCGACGGCACCGACAACCCCGGCGGCGGCGCCTGCGGCGACGCCACGCGCGTGCTCAAGGCCCTGATCGACGCCAAGGTCGACGGCGCGGCGGTCGGCACGATCTTCGACCCGGCGGCGGTCCAGGCGGCGATGAGGGCCGGTGCCGGTGGCGAGGTGACGGTCGATCTCGGCGGGCACCACGATCCGGCTTTCGGCGAGCCGCTGCGCGTGACCGCGCGCGTGCAGCTCCTGTCCGACGGCGAGTTCGTCAACGACGGCCCGATGCAGAAGGGCGTCGCAACCTCGATGGGGCCGACCGCCGTGCTCCGGATCGGCGGCATCGAGGTCGTCGTGATCTCCAACCGGATCCAGACCATCGACCTGCAGGTGTTCCTGAGCCAGGGCATCGATCCGGCGCGGCGCAAGGTGCTGGTCGTCAAGAGCGTGCAGCATTTCCGCGCCGCCTACGCCCCGATCGCCGGCGACATCGTCGTGGTCGACTCCGGCGCGCTGTGCTCGCCGGACGTCCGGCGATTCGCCTACACCAAGCTGCGCCGGCCCGTCTGGCCGCTGGACGACGTCGCCAGCCCGTTCCCGAACTGA
- a CDS encoding carboxymuconolactone decarboxylase family protein: MARIPYYDPATKDADFNEFVGKVGGLNIFRMLAHSERTARGFVRLGNALLYKGILDPVLREIAIIRVGRHSRAAYEVFQHERIGLKAGMTPAMVAALREGGEEPFDATQRLVIRFTDEIVKDVKASDATFAAVNAAIGHEATVELVIAIGYYMMVSRFLETMGVDGEAGQAEWTKTGKI; this comes from the coding sequence ATGGCGAGAATTCCATACTACGATCCCGCGACCAAGGACGCCGACTTCAACGAGTTCGTCGGCAAGGTCGGCGGCCTCAACATCTTCAGGATGCTCGCGCATTCCGAGCGCACCGCGCGCGGCTTCGTGCGGCTCGGCAACGCGCTCCTCTACAAGGGCATCCTCGATCCCGTGCTGCGAGAGATCGCGATCATCCGGGTCGGGCGCCATTCGCGGGCGGCCTATGAGGTCTTCCAGCACGAGCGCATCGGTCTCAAGGCGGGGATGACGCCGGCCATGGTCGCCGCCTTGCGCGAGGGTGGCGAGGAGCCGTTCGACGCCACGCAGAGGCTGGTCATCCGGTTCACGGACGAGATCGTGAAGGATGTGAAGGCGTCCGACGCGACGTTCGCGGCCGTCAATGCGGCGATCGGCCACGAGGCGACCGTCGAGCTCGTCATCGCCATCGGCTACTACATGATGGTGTCGCGCTTCCTAGAGACGATGGGTGTCGACGGCGAGGCCGGCCAGGCCGAGTGGACGAAGACCGGGAAGATCTGA
- the glmU gene encoding bifunctional UDP-N-acetylglucosamine diphosphorylase/glucosamine-1-phosphate N-acetyltransferase GlmU translates to MAKPLAVVVLAAGAGTRMKSDVPKVLHRVGGLPMIQHVLAAVAALKPARIVVVVGPGQDAIARAVAPHPTAVQDRPLGTGHAVRAALPALGRFAGDVLVVYGDSPLLTTASLRRVVAARRRGSGIALAVLGFKAADPTPYGRFILNPAGELERIVEGRDATVDERKLDFVNSGVMAIDGARLAALARRLRDDNAKREFYLTDLVGIARAARSRCVVVAGDEAEFQGVNSRADLAAAEAAMQARLRRAAMDAGVTLVDPSTVWLSADTRFGRDVTVGPNTFFAPGVRIGDGVDIKGFCHFDGAGGGVVVGAGAVVGPFARLRPGTRIGAGAHIGNFVEVKNAVLGPGVKANHLAYLGDGDVGAGANIGAGAVFVNYDGFGKWRTRVGAGAFVGSNASLVAPLSVGRGANVTAGSVVTADVPADAVAFGRARQESKPGRAPALRAKLKARAAAAKAASPRPKT, encoded by the coding sequence ATGGCAAAACCCCTCGCCGTCGTCGTGTTGGCCGCCGGTGCCGGCACGCGGATGAAGTCCGACGTGCCCAAGGTCCTGCACCGCGTCGGCGGCCTGCCGATGATCCAGCACGTGCTCGCGGCGGTGGCCGCGCTCAAGCCGGCGAGGATCGTCGTGGTCGTCGGACCGGGCCAGGACGCGATCGCGCGGGCCGTGGCGCCGCATCCGACGGCGGTCCAGGACCGTCCGCTCGGCACCGGCCACGCCGTGAGGGCGGCGCTGCCGGCGCTCGGGCGCTTCGCCGGCGACGTCCTCGTCGTCTATGGCGACTCGCCGCTGTTGACGACCGCCTCGTTGCGACGGGTCGTCGCGGCGCGCCGGCGCGGAAGCGGAATCGCGCTCGCCGTCCTCGGCTTCAAGGCCGCCGATCCAACTCCCTACGGCCGGTTCATCCTCAATCCCGCCGGCGAGCTCGAGCGCATCGTCGAGGGCCGCGACGCCACGGTCGACGAACGCAAGCTGGACTTCGTCAACTCCGGCGTGATGGCCATCGACGGCGCCCGCCTGGCGGCGCTGGCGCGGCGGCTGCGCGACGACAACGCCAAGCGGGAGTTCTACCTCACCGACCTTGTCGGGATCGCGCGGGCCGCCCGATCGCGCTGCGTCGTCGTCGCCGGCGACGAGGCCGAATTCCAGGGCGTCAACTCGCGCGCCGATCTGGCGGCCGCAGAGGCGGCGATGCAGGCGCGTCTGCGCCGCGCCGCGATGGACGCGGGCGTCACGCTGGTCGATCCGTCGACGGTGTGGCTGTCGGCGGACACGCGGTTCGGCCGCGACGTGACGGTCGGCCCGAACACGTTCTTCGCGCCCGGCGTGAGGATCGGCGACGGGGTCGACATCAAGGGCTTCTGCCATTTCGACGGCGCCGGCGGCGGCGTGGTGGTCGGCGCCGGCGCCGTCGTCGGTCCGTTCGCGCGCCTGCGTCCCGGCACGCGGATCGGCGCCGGCGCGCATATCGGGAACTTCGTCGAGGTGAAGAACGCGGTCCTCGGTCCCGGCGTGAAGGCGAACCATCTCGCCTATCTCGGCGACGGCGACGTCGGCGCGGGCGCCAACATCGGCGCCGGCGCCGTGTTCGTGAACTACGACGGCTTCGGCAAGTGGCGCACGCGCGTCGGCGCCGGCGCCTTCGTCGGCTCGAACGCGTCGCTGGTGGCGCCGCTGTCGGTGGGCCGGGGCGCCAACGTGACCGCCGGCAGCGTCGTCACGGCGGACGTGCCGGCCGACGCCGTCGCGTTCGGGCGCGCCCGGCAGGAGAGCAAGCCCGGCCGGGCGCCGGCGCTGCGCGCGAAGCTCAAGGCGCGCGCGGCGGCGGCGAAGGCCGCCTCGCCGAGACCGAAGACCTGA
- a CDS encoding HAD-IIIA family hydrolase, protein MTSETSPFPFRTVVFDLDGTLIDSAGDVGRAVNRVLAAHDLAPIEDGETLRALMGEGGRVRTRKAFAMRGVELGEGALSARVKEFVRYYAEDPVATTVAYPGVADTLRRLAGAGVRLAVCTNKFEDSARDILGRLGLMPPIEDAAGADSFDVRKPHPGHILKLLDRMGADPASALMVGDSIHDIEAAHAAGLPVIAVSWGYTTVPARSLGADAVIDAFPEVIEAARRLPRAARV, encoded by the coding sequence ATGACCTCCGAGACGTCCCCGTTCCCGTTCCGCACGGTCGTGTTCGACCTCGACGGCACGCTCATCGATAGCGCCGGCGACGTCGGCCGCGCGGTCAACCGGGTGCTGGCCGCCCACGATCTGGCGCCGATCGAGGATGGCGAGACCCTTCGGGCGCTGATGGGCGAAGGCGGACGGGTGCGCACGCGCAAGGCGTTCGCCATGCGCGGCGTCGAACTGGGCGAGGGCGCGCTCAGCGCCCGGGTCAAGGAGTTCGTGCGCTACTACGCAGAGGATCCGGTGGCGACGACCGTGGCCTATCCAGGGGTCGCCGACACGCTGCGTCGGCTGGCCGGGGCCGGCGTGCGGCTGGCGGTCTGCACCAACAAATTCGAGGATTCGGCGCGCGACATCCTCGGCCGGCTGGGTCTGATGCCGCCCATCGAGGATGCCGCCGGCGCCGATTCCTTCGACGTCCGCAAGCCGCATCCCGGCCACATCCTGAAGCTGCTCGACCGGATGGGCGCCGATCCCGCGTCGGCCCTCATGGTCGGCGATTCGATCCACGACATCGAGGCCGCGCACGCCGCCGGCCTGCCCGTCATCGCGGTGTCGTGGGGCTACACGACGGTCCCCGCCCGCTCACTCGGCGCCGACGCGGTGATCGACGCGTTTCCAGAGGTGATCGAGGCGGCGCGGCGCCTGCCGAGGGCGGCGCGAGTCTAG
- a CDS encoding 2-hydroxychromene-2-carboxylate isomerase has product MPGEIEYFYSTRSIYAYLGATRIIDLARRHGRRLVHRPVDLSKVVPAFGGVPFQERPKVHQAYFFGREIERWSEYLGIPALVDPVHHYGDRALSSGLVLAAQAVGVDADALHHAILEALWRYDRDVADADVLFDLARGVGIADAAALLAAARAEDMQAAFEACTARAIALGVPGSPTYIVDGEMFYGQDRLMMVERHLERPFAATP; this is encoded by the coding sequence ATGCCGGGCGAGATCGAGTATTTCTATTCGACGCGGTCGATTTACGCCTATCTCGGCGCGACGCGCATCATCGACCTCGCGCGCCGGCACGGCAGAAGGCTCGTGCACCGGCCGGTCGACCTGTCGAAGGTCGTGCCGGCGTTCGGTGGCGTGCCGTTCCAGGAGCGGCCGAAGGTCCATCAAGCCTACTTCTTCGGCCGCGAGATCGAGCGCTGGAGCGAGTATCTCGGCATCCCCGCGCTGGTCGATCCGGTCCACCACTACGGCGACCGCGCGTTGTCGTCGGGCCTGGTGCTGGCGGCGCAGGCCGTCGGCGTCGATGCCGACGCGCTGCACCACGCCATCCTCGAGGCGCTCTGGCGGTACGACCGCGATGTCGCCGACGCCGACGTGCTCTTCGATCTGGCGCGCGGCGTCGGGATCGCCGACGCCGCGGCGCTGCTGGCGGCCGCGCGCGCCGAGGACATGCAGGCGGCGTTCGAGGCGTGCACGGCGCGGGCCATCGCTCTGGGCGTGCCGGGATCGCCGACCTACATCGTCGACGGCGAGATGTTCTACGGCCAGGACCGGCTCATGATGGTCGAACGCCATCTCGAGCGGCCGTTCGCCGCCACGCCGTAG